A region of Argentina anserina chromosome 5, drPotAnse1.1, whole genome shotgun sequence DNA encodes the following proteins:
- the LOC126793097 gene encoding LIM domain-containing protein WLIM1-like produces MATFAGTTQKCKACEKTVYLVDQLTADNKVYHKACFRCHHCKGTLKLSNYSSFEGVLYCKPHFDQLFKMTGSLDKSFEGNPKTVRDRSADQANSKVSSMFAGTQDKCVACKKTVYPIEKVGVDGTSYHKACFRCTHGGCVISPSNYVAHEHRLYCKHHHNQLFKQKGNFSQLDKHEEAKEVTENTVAE; encoded by the exons ATGGCAACATTTGCAGGGACAACCCAGAAGTGTAAGGCATGTGAGAAGACTGTGTACTTGGTTGATCAGCTTACTGCTGACAACAAAGTCTACCACAAGGCTTGCTTCAGATGCCACCACTGCAAAGGAACCCTCAAG CTGAGTAATTATTCCTCCTTCGAAGGTGTATTGTATTGCAAGCCTCACTTTGATCAGCTATTTAAGATGACGGGCAGCTTGGATAAAAGTTTTGAAG GTAATCCGAAAACTGTGAGAGACAGGTCTGCTGATCAG GCCAATAGCAAAGTTTCCAGTATGTTTGCTGGAACTCAAGACAAGTGCGTTGCTTGCAAGAAAACAGTTTACCCAATTGAAAAG GTGGGAGTCGATGGAACATCATACCATAAGGCTTGTTTCAGGTGCACACATGGTGGTTGTGTGATCAGTCCATCAAACTATGTAGCTCACGAGCACCGTCTATACTGTAAGCATCACCATAACCAGCTATTCAAGCAGAAGGGAAACTTCAGCCAACTTGACAAGCATGAAGAGGCTAAAGAGGTGACTGAGAACACAGTGGCGGAGTAA
- the LOC126794972 gene encoding succinate dehydrogenase subunit 7B, mitochondrial — protein sequence MAFLLKSSVAPHFRQTARNDSLSLTRRQYHVEPGAREKALLAADPSLRRFKSHKQGVLAIKRLRKVLTVAVVAGFCYEIYVKVMMPEEARAQA from the exons ATGGCGTTCCTGCTCAAGAGTTCGGTCGCTCCACATTTCCGTCAG ACGGCGAGGAACGACTCGCtttccctcacgcgccgccagtACCACGTCGAACCCGGGGCTCGCGAGAAAGCT CTCTTGGCAGCGGATCCGTCTCTGAGACGATTCAAGTCGCATAAGCAGGGGGTGTTGGCAATCAAAAGGCTTAGGAAGGTTCTAACAGTCGCTGTAGTTGCCG GTTTCTGCTATGAAATATACGTAAAAGTAATGATGCCGGAGGAGGCTAGGGCACAAGCATAG
- the LOC126796220 gene encoding uncharacterized protein At5g50100, chloroplastic has product MALRAVCFSIGGRQRSSCMLSVPRYLQLQPHLHHSAPRKLTSSPIHQSGFKFGIRAISEAAANPVAPSKGDERETAPENWKIKMLYDGDCPLCMREVNMLRERNKNYGTIKFVDISSEDYSPEDNMGLDYKTVMGNIHAILSDGTVVTDVEAFRKLYEQVGLGWVYAITKYEPIGTIAGAVYSVWAKYRLQITGRPPIEEVLELRKKNKGDVCNDRTDCKLPK; this is encoded by the exons atggcaTTGAGAGCTGTATGTTTTAGTATTGGAGGAAGGCAAAGGAGTTCATGTATGTTATCGGTTCCACGATATCTGCAGCTCCAGCCTCATCTTCATCACTCTGCTCCTCGAAAGTTGACGTCATCTCCAATTCATCAATCTG GGTTTAAATTTGGAATAAGAGCGATAAGTGAAGCGGCTGCGAATCCTGTAGCTCCTAGTAAAGGAGATGAAAGAGAGACAGCGCCTGAGAATTGGAAGATTAAGATGCTTTATGATGGGGATTGTCCACTGTGTATGAGAGAG GTGAACATGCTGAGGGAGAGGAACAAGAATTATGGGACGATCAAGTTTGTTGACATAAGCTCAGAGGATTACTCTCCGGAGGATAATATGGGGCTTGATTATAAAACA GTTATGGGAAACATTCATGCCATCCTCTCTGATGGAACTGTAGTTACTGATGTCGAA GCATTCCGAAAGTTATACGAGCAGGTTGGGCTCGGATGGGTCTATGCAATAACCAAATATGAACCT ATTGGAACAATAGCAGGTGCTGTTTATAGTGTTTGGGCGAAGTATCGTCTCCAAATCACAG GCCGACCACCTATAGAAGAAGTTTTGGAATTGCGGAAGAAGAACAAG GGAGACGTATGTAACGACAGAACTGATTGTAAACTACCAAAATAA
- the LOC126796216 gene encoding calmodulin-binding protein 60 A isoform X2, with translation MKQNCEKETQPAESRILKLQFLNSLSLLVFTGARVEGEESSSIQVALVDCFTGQIVESGPESSAKVEIVVLEGDFDGEEGDNWTPEEFKNNIVREREGKKPLLTGEAAINLNDGVGSVSEISFTDNSSWTRSRRFRLGARVVDNFDGTRIREAKTESFIVRDHRGELYKKHHPPSLLDEVWRLEKIGKDGAFHKRLTRENIRTVKDFLTLLSINPPRLRHILGTGMSTKMWEVTVEHAQTCILDKRIYLYGSPGSQQRAGVVFNVVGQVMYLLLECEYIPASKLSETQKVDAQTLVLSAFEHWGEVVSFDDEASLLGGSSSNVANVLQTSSSPRGEDFSGSKFMATQKIGGFDYTQPPSGSPDISSIYSVGGTSGLDDYALHNIDGMSLSYDQALTFPGQVGNSLICDPDSIAHAFCDDDHLQFFDTDLQSQNMLPESPADLQSAVDGFLSAQRSTAAVAAIDKAQRRWRKLFSVLKWFSIRRSLRNRVRDIPRY, from the exons ATGAAACA GAATTGTGAGAAAGAGACTCAACCTGCTGAATCAAGAATCTTAAAGTTACAGTTCTTGAACAGTCTGTCTCTTCTGGTATTCACTGGAGCTCGGgtagaaggagaagagagttCCAGTATCCAAGTAGCTTTGGTGGATTGCTTTACTGGTCAAATAGTTGAATCTGGCCCAGAGTCCTCAGCTAAGGTGGAAATTGTTGTTCTTGAGGGTGATTTTGATGGTGAAGAGGGTGACAATTGGACCCCCGAAGAATTCAAAAATAACATTGTAAGAGAGAGGGAAGGCAAGAAACCTCTTCTAACAGGGGAAGCAGCCATCAATCTTAATGATGGAGTTGGTTCTGTGAGTGAGATTTCTTTTACAGATAATTCAAGCTGGACAAGGAGCCGTAGGTTCAGGTTAGGAGCAAGAGTTGTAGATAATTTTGATGGAACTAGAATAAGAGAAGCAAAGACAGAATCCTTTATTGTCAGGGATCACCGTGGAGAAT TATACAAGAAGCACCACCCTCCATCCCTGCTTGATGAAGTATGGCGACTAGAAAAGATTGGAAAAGACGGAGCTTTCCATAAGCGTTTGACTCGGGAAAACATCCGCACTGTGAAGGATTTCCTCACCCTACTCTCCATAAACCCTCCAAGGCTCCGCCat ATCCTTGGCACAGGTATGTCTACTAAGATGTGGGAAGTCACAGTGGAGCATGCTCAGACATGTATACTGGATAAAAGGATATACTTGTACGGCTCTCCCGGTTCACAACAGAGAGCTGGTGTTGTCTTCAACGTTGTAGGACAAGTAATGTACCTACTTTTGGAATGCGAATATATTCCTGCGAGTAAGCTTTCTGAAACACAAAAG gttGATGCCCAGACCTTGGTACTTTCTGCTTTTGAACACTGGGGAGAAGTTGTCTCATTTGATGATGAAGCTTCTCTTTTGGGTGGGAGCTCGTCCAATGTTGCCAATGTTCTTCAAACATCAAGCTCACCAAGAGGAGAGGATTTTAGTGGAAGCAAGTTTATGGCTACACAGAAAATTGGTGGGTTTGATTATACACAGCCACCCTCCGGTTCTCCTGATATTTCATCCATCTATTCTGTGGGGGGCACAAGTGGCTTGGATGATTATGCCTTGCACAACATTGATGGTATGAGTCTTAGTTATGACCAAGCTTTAACATTCCCTGGTCAAGTTGGGAATTCCCTGATCTGCGACCCAGATTCAATAGCTCATGCATTCTGTGATGACGATCATCTACAGTTTTTTGATACTGATCTTCAGTCCCAGAACATGCTTCCAGAGTCACCAGCAGATCTACAAAGTGCTGTAGATGGCTTCTTATCTGCACAACGTTCTACTGCTGCTGTTGCCGCCATAGATAAGGCTCAGAGGAGATGGAGAAAGTTATTCAGTGTCCTCAAGTGGTTCTCAATCCGGAGGAGCCTCCGGAACCGGGTTCGGGACATTCCAAGATACTAG
- the LOC126796216 gene encoding calmodulin-binding protein 60 A isoform X1 — protein sequence MSQKRHQDDGRAYRSEGSGNPDDKRRRTTFQNVVSEIMKLHTVHHLLEPILEPLIRRVVREEVESALRKHLNNMKQNCEKETQPAESRILKLQFLNSLSLLVFTGARVEGEESSSIQVALVDCFTGQIVESGPESSAKVEIVVLEGDFDGEEGDNWTPEEFKNNIVREREGKKPLLTGEAAINLNDGVGSVSEISFTDNSSWTRSRRFRLGARVVDNFDGTRIREAKTESFIVRDHRGELYKKHHPPSLLDEVWRLEKIGKDGAFHKRLTRENIRTVKDFLTLLSINPPRLRHILGTGMSTKMWEVTVEHAQTCILDKRIYLYGSPGSQQRAGVVFNVVGQVMYLLLECEYIPASKLSETQKVDAQTLVLSAFEHWGEVVSFDDEASLLGGSSSNVANVLQTSSSPRGEDFSGSKFMATQKIGGFDYTQPPSGSPDISSIYSVGGTSGLDDYALHNIDGMSLSYDQALTFPGQVGNSLICDPDSIAHAFCDDDHLQFFDTDLQSQNMLPESPADLQSAVDGFLSAQRSTAAVAAIDKAQRRWRKLFSVLKWFSIRRSLRNRVRDIPRY from the exons ATGTCGCAGAAGAGACACCAAGATGATGGCAGGGCTTATCGGTCAGAAGGGTCCGGGAATCCGGACGATAAGCGCCGGAGGACTACTTTTCAGAA TGTAGTTTCGGAGATAATGAAGTTGCACACTGTCCATCATTTGCTGGAGCCGATTCTTGAGCCTTTGATTCGCAGAGTG GTCAGAGAGGAAGTAGAATCAGCCCTAAGGAAACATCTAAACAATATGAAACA GAATTGTGAGAAAGAGACTCAACCTGCTGAATCAAGAATCTTAAAGTTACAGTTCTTGAACAGTCTGTCTCTTCTGGTATTCACTGGAGCTCGGgtagaaggagaagagagttCCAGTATCCAAGTAGCTTTGGTGGATTGCTTTACTGGTCAAATAGTTGAATCTGGCCCAGAGTCCTCAGCTAAGGTGGAAATTGTTGTTCTTGAGGGTGATTTTGATGGTGAAGAGGGTGACAATTGGACCCCCGAAGAATTCAAAAATAACATTGTAAGAGAGAGGGAAGGCAAGAAACCTCTTCTAACAGGGGAAGCAGCCATCAATCTTAATGATGGAGTTGGTTCTGTGAGTGAGATTTCTTTTACAGATAATTCAAGCTGGACAAGGAGCCGTAGGTTCAGGTTAGGAGCAAGAGTTGTAGATAATTTTGATGGAACTAGAATAAGAGAAGCAAAGACAGAATCCTTTATTGTCAGGGATCACCGTGGAGAAT TATACAAGAAGCACCACCCTCCATCCCTGCTTGATGAAGTATGGCGACTAGAAAAGATTGGAAAAGACGGAGCTTTCCATAAGCGTTTGACTCGGGAAAACATCCGCACTGTGAAGGATTTCCTCACCCTACTCTCCATAAACCCTCCAAGGCTCCGCCat ATCCTTGGCACAGGTATGTCTACTAAGATGTGGGAAGTCACAGTGGAGCATGCTCAGACATGTATACTGGATAAAAGGATATACTTGTACGGCTCTCCCGGTTCACAACAGAGAGCTGGTGTTGTCTTCAACGTTGTAGGACAAGTAATGTACCTACTTTTGGAATGCGAATATATTCCTGCGAGTAAGCTTTCTGAAACACAAAAG gttGATGCCCAGACCTTGGTACTTTCTGCTTTTGAACACTGGGGAGAAGTTGTCTCATTTGATGATGAAGCTTCTCTTTTGGGTGGGAGCTCGTCCAATGTTGCCAATGTTCTTCAAACATCAAGCTCACCAAGAGGAGAGGATTTTAGTGGAAGCAAGTTTATGGCTACACAGAAAATTGGTGGGTTTGATTATACACAGCCACCCTCCGGTTCTCCTGATATTTCATCCATCTATTCTGTGGGGGGCACAAGTGGCTTGGATGATTATGCCTTGCACAACATTGATGGTATGAGTCTTAGTTATGACCAAGCTTTAACATTCCCTGGTCAAGTTGGGAATTCCCTGATCTGCGACCCAGATTCAATAGCTCATGCATTCTGTGATGACGATCATCTACAGTTTTTTGATACTGATCTTCAGTCCCAGAACATGCTTCCAGAGTCACCAGCAGATCTACAAAGTGCTGTAGATGGCTTCTTATCTGCACAACGTTCTACTGCTGCTGTTGCCGCCATAGATAAGGCTCAGAGGAGATGGAGAAAGTTATTCAGTGTCCTCAAGTGGTTCTCAATCCGGAGGAGCCTCCGGAACCGGGTTCGGGACATTCCAAGATACTAG
- the LOC126796215 gene encoding alpha-mannosidase I MNS5 produces MLPRKSVTWVLLFFLIFFNLSTSQSDPRWAAKKRRLRNKVRTMFYHAYDNYMIHAFPHDELKPLSKSFTDSLSELGNLKLEHLPQNYNGSALTLIESLSSLVIMGNNTEFHNAVVWLSDNLTFDVDARVNLFECNIRVLGGLVSAHLLATDSTDRLGQGVYKNQLLTLAEDLGKRFLPAFNTPTGLPYAWINLKYGVVENETTETSTSGCGSLILEMGALSRLTGDPIYESAALRSLRKLWSMRSSLNLLGTTLDVSTGEWIEYSSGIGAGVDSFYEYLYKAHILFGKEEFWRMFHSAYIAVQKYFRHGPWYHEADMRTGKATYWQLTSLQAFWPGLQVLVGDIAAANSSHREFFNVWNMFGVLPERYLLDHQMLHPTEKYYPLRPEFAESTFYLYQATKDPWYIEVGESIVNSLNLYTKVEGGFASIRDVSTMQLEDHQHSFFLAETCKYLYLLFDDSFLLEQNYVFTTEGHPLPVLSSWQDRLPDAYIQTNWTSLKTEREVRRTSSMSKQVCPSMSLNSWECAGQQIESACHIPDVHSDHRCLTDDECGVDSTNCRRRSCSMAGYCGLWLFI; encoded by the exons ATGTTGCCGCGCAAATCTGTGACATGGGTTCTACTTttcttcctcatcttcttcaactTATCGACCTCCCAATCCGATCCTCGCTGGGCAGCTAAGAAGAGACGCCTCCGAAATAAAGTCCGTACCAT GTTTTACCATGCTTACGACAACTACATGATCCACGCTTTTCCG CATGATGAGCTAAAGCCTCTAAGTAAAAGTTTCACTGACTCTCTTAGTGAACTTGGAAATTTGAAG CTTGAACACCTGCCACAAAACTATAATGGATCCGCTCTTACACTTATAGAGTCATTGTCCAG CCTTGTCATTATGGGTAACAACACTGAATTTCACAACGCAGTTGTTTGGCTCTCTGATAATTTAACTTTCGATGTTGATGCGAGGGTAAATCTTTTCGAG TGCAACATAAGAGTTCTTGGAGGACTTGTTTCTGCTCATCTGCTTGCCACTGATTCTACAGACAGGTTGGGTCAAGGAGTTTACAAGAATCAGCTGCTTACTTTGGCCGAGGATTTAGGAAAACGCTTTCTACCAGCATTTAATACACCCACTGGGTTGCCGTATGCATGGATTAACTTAAAG TATGGAGTAGTGGAGAATGAGACTACTGAAACCAGCACTTCAGGGTGTG GCTCTCTAATTCTGGAAATGGGAGCATTATCCCGATTGACTGGAGACCCCATATACGAATCTGCAGCTTTACGTTCTCTTCGTAAACTATGGAGCATGCGGAGTTCCTTGAATTTACTTGGTACGACATTGGATGTATCAACTGGGGAATGGATTGAGTATTCATCTGGGATTGGGGCTG GGGTTGATTCATTTTATGAGTATCTATACAAGGCCCACATTCTTTTTGGAAAGGAAGAGTTTTGGAGAATGTTTCATTCTGCTTATATTGCTGTGCAGAAGTATTTTAGACATGGTCCATG GTATCACGAAGCTGATATGAGGACAGGAAAAGCAACTTATTGGCAACTGACAAGCCTTCAAGCGTTTTGGCCTGGCCTACAG GTCCTGGTTGGAGACATTGCAGCTGCAAACTCATCCCACCGTGAGTTCTTCAATGTATGGAATATGTTTGGAGTACTACCAGAGAG GTATTTGTTGGATCACCAAATGTTACATCCTACAGAAAAATATTATCCCCTGCGCCCTGAATTTGCCGAGTCAACATTCTATTTATACCAAGCAACCAAAG ATCCGTGGTACATAGAAGTAGGTGAATCAATTGTGAATTCTCTGAACTTGTACACGAAAGTGGAAGGAGGTTTTGCAAGCATTAGAGATGTCTCAACTATGCAGTTGGAAGATCATCAGCATAGTTTCTTCCTCGCTGAGAC GTGCAAATATCTATATCTTCTGTTTGACGATTCAtttttgcttgagcaaaattatgttttcacaaccgagggTCATCCACTTCCAGTGTTAAGTAGTTGGCAGGATAGGCTTCCAGATGCCTACATCCAAACCAACTGGACTTCTCTCAAG ACTGAAAGAGAGGTGAGACGAACTAGTTCAATGTCCAAACAGGTATGCCCGTCTATGTCATTGAATTCATGGGAATGTGCCGGCCAACAAATCGAGAGTGCTTGCCACATCCCTGATGTTCATAGTGACCATCGGTGTTTAACAGACGACGAATGTGGCGTCGATTCAACCAACTGCAGAAGAAGATCATGTAGCATGGCTGGCTACTGCGGGCTGTGGCTGTTCATATGA
- the LOC126796217 gene encoding peroxidase 41-like: MAMAAAFPAFLILYIAFPLTLTSAQAPPPVLTEDYYAKTCPDFQKVIRETVTEKQKEKPVTAAGTLRLFFHDCFVEGCDASLLISSNHVNKAERDADENLSLSGDAFDVIMKAKTTLELTCPGVVSCSDILAETTRDLVTMVGGPFYKVKLGRLDGRVSKAEHVFANLPRTNQTIDEMIKFFESKGFTAEELVALSGAHTIGFSHCKEFSDRLFKYNATTPTDPEMHPKLAEGLKKTCANFTKDPSMSAFNDMITPGKFDNMYYQNLKRRLGLLTSDMGLLNNPRTKPLVELYATNQQAFFDAFVKAMEKLSLYGVKSGKDGEVRRRCDTFNDVITS; the protein is encoded by the coding sequence ATGGCGATGGCGGCAGCTTTCCCTGCTTTCCTAATCCTCTACATTGCCTTTCCCTTGACACTAACATCCGCACAGGCTCCGCCCCCGGTGCTCACCGAAGATTACTACGCGAAAACATGCCCCGACTTCCAGAAAGTAATCCGGGAAACCGTCACCGAGAAGCAGAAGGAGAAACCCGTCACCGCCGCTGGCACACTCCGCCTCTTCTTCCACGACTGCTTCGTTGAGGGTTGCGACGCCTCCCTTCTCATCAGCTCCAACCACGTCAACAAAGCCGAGAGGGACGCAGATGAAAACCTCTCCCTCTCGGGTGATGCATTTGACGTGATCATGAAGGCCAAGACCACGCTCGAGCTGACCTGCCCGGGCGTAGTCTCATGCTCCGACATCTTGGCCGAGACCACACGAGACCTTGTGACCATGGTCGGCGGGCCATTCTACAAGGTCAAGCTGGGACGGTTAGACGGACGTGTGTCCAAGGCCGAGCACGTGTTCGCCAACCTCCCAAGGACTAACCAAACCATAGACGAAATGATCAAGTTCTTCGAATCCAAAGGCTTTACCGCCGAAGAGTTGGTGGCCTTGAGCGGCGCCCACACCATCGGATTCTCCCACTGCAAGGAATTCTCCGACAGACTATTCAAATACAACGCAACCACCCCAACCGATCCCGAAATGCACCCAAAGTTGGCCGAGGGCTTGAAAAAGACATGCGCCAACTTCACTAAGGACCCATCCATGTCAGCATTCAACGACATGATCACACCAGGCAAGTTCGACAACATGTACTACCAGAACCTGAAGAGAAGGCTAGGGCTATTGACATCCGATATGGGTTTGCTTAACAACCCGAGGACCAAACCCTTGGTGGAGTTGTACGCTACCAATCAGCAAGCTTTCTTCGATGCCTTCGTAAAGGCCATGGAGAAGCTCAGTCTCTATGGAGTGAAGTCAGGGAAGGACGGAGAGGTGAGACGCCGGTGCGATACGTTTAACGATGTCATTACATCTTAG
- the LOC126796218 gene encoding peroxidase 65-like, which translates to MTLPILFILFLSISFTESKLTVDYYKKTCPDFQRIVRETVTLKQSAQPTTAAGTLRVFFHDCMVEGCDASILIASNHFNVAERDAEINHSLSGDAFDLVTRAKTALELTCPGIVSCADILAEAARDLVIMAGGPYYKVRLGRKDGLVSKASMVEGNLARANQTLDSIINLFAAKGFTVEEMVALTGAHTIGFSHCKEFTDRLFHYSKTTPTDPELHPKLAEGLKRTCANYTIDTTMSAFNDVITPGKFDNVYYQNLKRGLGLLSSDHALVKDPRTRPLVELYSTNQAAFFKAFAHAMEKISIHEIKTGRKGEVRRRCDVFNSISA; encoded by the coding sequence ATGACCCTTCCTATACTTTTCATTCTATTTCTCTCCATTTCCTTCACCGAATCGAAGCTCACTGTGGACTACTACAAGAAAACATGCCCCGATTTCCAGAGAATAGTCCGGGAGACGGTAACCCTGAAGCAATCTGCACAACCCACCACAGCAGCAGGCACTCTCCGCGTCTTCTTCCATGACTGCATGGTGGAGGGCTGTGATGCATCAATACTCATCGCTTCAAACCATTTCAACGTGGCAGAGCGCGACGCTGAGATAAACCACTCCCTCTCTGGAGATGCCTTTGACCTTGTGACCCGCGCCAAGACAGCCCTTGAGCTCACCTGTCCCGGCATTGTGTCATGTGCTGACATTCTTGCAGAAGCAGCACGAGACTTGGTGATAATGGCGGGTGGTCCATACTACAAAGTGCGATTGGGACGAAAAGATGGACTTGTTTCCAAAGCTTCAATGGTGGAGGGGAATCTAGCCAGAGCTAACCAAACTTTGGATTCCATCATCAACCTCTTTGCTGCTAAAGGGTTTACAGTGGAAGAAATGGTTGCCTTAACCGGTGCACACACAATCGGGTTTTCCCACTGCAAGGAATTCACAGACCGACTCTTCCATTACAGCAAAACCACACCAACGGACCCAGAGCTCCACCCAAAGTTAGCTGAAGGATTGAAGAGGACTTGTGCCAATTACACAATAGACACGACCATGTCTGCCTTTAATGATGTCATCACACCAGGCAAGTTTGATAACGTCTACTATCAGAATCTTAAGAGGGGGCTGGGGCTCTTGTCTTCAGATCATGCCCTGGTGAAGGACCCAAGAACAAGGCCTTTGGTTGAGCTCTACTCTACAAACCAGGCAGCATTCTTCAAAGCTTTTGCTCATGCCATGGAGAAGATTAGTATTCATGAGATCAAGACCGGCCGAAAGGGAGAGGTGAGGCGCAGGTGTGATGTCTTTAACTCTATTAGCGCTTAG
- the LOC126796219 gene encoding putative DNA glycosylase At3g47830, with protein sequence MNPTPANLFTTGRCLKKGPQGGATSTTMPKGRKRKQQVEITHSPQPSPKTTKQTPKDPYPDYARPTREECISVRDDLLALHGFPQEFAKYREQRLSSQASNHSDVAVSSEPSDEKESVLDGLVRTMLSQNTTEANSLKAFACLKSAFPTWEEVLAADSQSLESAIRCGGLAKTKASCIKNMLSCLLEKKEKLCLEYLRHLSVDEIKAELSHFKGIGPKTVACVLMFQLQQDDFPVDTHVFEIAKSMAWVPVGADRNKTYLHLNEWIPDELKFDLNCLLYTHGKLCRKCIKKGGSTGKQQEKESKDSISCPLLRYCK encoded by the exons ATGAATCCGACTCCAGCCAACTTATTTACAACCGGCCGGTGCCTGAAAAAAGGTCCCCAAGGTGGAGCTACCTCAACAACAATGCCGAAAGGCCGCAAAAGAAAGCAGCAGGTGGAGATTACCCACAGCCCACAACCTTCACCCAAAACCACCAAACAGACCCCAAAGGACCCGTACCCGGATTACGCCCGACCCACCCGAGAAGAATGTATCTCCGTCCGAGACGACCTCTTGGCCCTCCACGGCTTCCCCCAAGAGTTTGCAAAGTACCGAGAGCAGCGGCTGAGTTCTCAAGCATCCAACCACTCCGACGTTGCCGTGAGCTCAGAGCCGTCGGATGAAAAAGAGAGTGTCTTGGATGGTTTAGTGAGAACTATGTTGTCTCAGAATACCACGGAAGCAAATTCCCTGAAGGCCTTTGCTTGTCTCAAGTCAGCTTTTCCAACTTGGGAAGAG GTTTTGGCTGCTGATTCACAAAGTTTAGAGAGTGCAATAAGATGTGGTGGTTTAGCCAAGACCAAAGCCTCTTGTATTAAGAACATGCTGAGTTGTTTActggagaaaaaggaaaagcttTGCTTGGAGTACTTGCGACATTTGTCAGTTGATGAAATTAAGGCTGAGCTCTCTCATTTTAAAGGAATAGGTCCAAAAACG GTGGCTTGTGTTTTAATGTTCCAACTTCAGCAAGATGATTTTCCGGTGGACACCCAT GTGTTTGAGATTGCAAAGTCCATGGCTTGGGTTCCAGTTGGAGCAGACAGGAATAAGACATATCTTCATCTTAATGAATGGATACCGGATGAACTTAAATTTGATCTGAACTGCCTTCTGTATACACATGGTAAGCTCTGCCGCAAATGCATCAAGAAAGGAGGTAGCACTGGTAAGCAACAAGAAAAGGAATCCAAGGATAGTATTTCCTGTCCTTTGTTACGTTACTGTAAGTAA